The segment TCTTCGCCGATGATCACGACGTTCGCATCGCGTTCGAGCTCTTCGGCCAGGGCGTGGCGGACGGCTTCGCGGTAGGAAATGACGGGCATGTTTGGGATCTCGATCTGAGACTTGAAAGTTGGACTTCGCGAAGGTGGTTCAGTCGAAGAAGAGCCGTCCGGAGGATTTCCGCTCGGAAGGATTGTCGGCCTCCCAATACACATCCTTCTGGATGTCTTCGGCGGTGGGGAACGGACTGGCCTCGGCAAACTCGGCCGCGGTCTCCGCTTCGTTGCGCGCTTCCTGGTCGATCTGCGCGATCAGCGCTTCGTTCAACACGCCCTCGCTCACGAGCTGATTCTGGAAGAGCTGGATCGGATCCTTCGTCCGACGATATTCTTCGATCTCTTTCTTGCTGCGATAGGTGTTGTCGGGATCGGCGACCGAGTGGCCGCGGTAGCGGTAGGTGTCGATCTCGACGGTGCTTGGCCGCGATTTCTCGCGCGCGAGCGTGAGGAATTTGTCCATCGTCGCGCGCACCTCGTAGACGTCGTGGCCCCGGCACTGGCCCCATTCCATGTCGTAGCCGGCGGCGCGCTGCGCGAGTTCGCCGGCGGAGGAACGCTCCTGGCTGGTCCCCATCGAGTAGCCGTTGTTCTCGATCACGAACACGACCGGCAGATTCCAGAGCGAGGCGAGATTGTAGGCCTCGGAGACCGCGCCCTGATTCACCGCGCCGTCACCCATGAACGCCATCGCGGCGCCTTTCAGCCCCTTGTATTTGATCGCGTAGGCGAGACCCGTGCCGAGCGGAACCTGCCCGCCCACGATACCGTGGCCGCCCCAGAAGTTTTTGTCGGGCGCGAAATAGTGCATCGAACCGCCCTTGCCCTTCGAGCAGCCGGTGACCTTGCCGTAGAGTTCGGCCATCAGCGGCTTCGTGTCCATGCCGACGGCGATCGCGTGACCGTGATCGCGA is part of the Opitutus terrae PB90-1 genome and harbors:
- the pdhA gene encoding pyruvate dehydrogenase (acetyl-transferring) E1 component subunit alpha; the encoded protein is MTKKSTPAAENRPAEPVPTSSFRTAPVNAGLTADDKIGLYRKMMRIRRFEERSLRAYQGKKIGGFLHLYIGQEAVAVGCCSLMGQHDHVITAYRDHGHAIAVGMDTKPLMAELYGKVTGCSKGKGGSMHYFAPDKNFWGGHGIVGGQVPLGTGLAYAIKYKGLKGAAMAFMGDGAVNQGAVSEAYNLASLWNLPVVFVIENNGYSMGTSQERSSAGELAQRAAGYDMEWGQCRGHDVYEVRATMDKFLTLAREKSRPSTVEIDTYRYRGHSVADPDNTYRSKKEIEEYRRTKDPIQLFQNQLVSEGVLNEALIAQIDQEARNEAETAAEFAEASPFPTAEDIQKDVYWEADNPSERKSSGRLFFD